Within Cercospora beticola chromosome 6, complete sequence, the genomic segment CTTCATGAGAGCTCACTTGGGATTGTCCGAGTGTCTCAGAAAAAGCTCAATTGCTTACGAAGAGCAGTCTTCCAAAATGTCGGCAGAACTTGAGCAAGCACTCGCCCAAGGCGTCAAAGATGGCAAAGTGCCTCATGCTATCGTGTATGCCACGACGAAGGATGGTATGTTGTCCAAGCTTGCTCAATGAACAGCTCTCTGATATCTTGTAGGGAGCTTCACATACAACCATGCCACAGGCTACCAACACTTCGGCAAAGACGAAGAGCAAATCCAGGAAGATGCACTCCTCATGCTGGCATCCGCATCCAAGCTGCTCACAGTGATCTCAGCGCTCAAGGCAGTCGAGTTAGGCTTCATCGGTTTGGACGATGATGTTACTCCTCACTTGCCAGAACTCGGCTCGAAGCAGATTCTCACCGGattcgacgacagcgacaagcCGATCTACAAAGATCGCAAGAATCCAGTAACTCTGCGCCAGCTCCTGTTACATTCCTCTGGACACACGTACGGGTTTCATCCGAATATCATGAAATACGAAGCATCGAGAGGAAAAGCACCGGGCGCGTATGCCTTGCAAGCGACAATTCCTGAGCGTTACGACACGCCACTCGCCTTTGAACCTGGCACAAGCTGGTCATACTCGCCAGGATTGGACTGGACCGGGCTTCTGATTCATCGCTTGACAGGCCTGACATTAGACGAATTCGAGAAGAAACATTTCTGGGACCCTCTTGGCATCTCAGATATCACCTTCTGGCCGGGTGAGGAACGAAAGAAGTCAAAGGTTCCTCAACTTGCAGTCCGAGGTGCTGATGGAAAGCTGGCGCCATCTGATGAGGACACAATCAACACTCATTCGACAGAGTGCTTCGGAGGCCACGGAGCCTACGCGTCGATGGCAGACTATCTCAAAGTTCTGCACTCTTTGCTGAGAAATGATGGAAAATTGCTGAAGCCCGAAAGTGTCGATGAGCTGTTCAGACCGCAGCTAGGAGACGATTCGAAAGCGGCACTCAATTTCTTCGTCAAGCAGGCCCATACCATGCTTCCTGGAGAGTGGAATCCTGAAATCCCTACCGATTACGCCTTGGGAGGAATCGTGTTCTTGGAGGATGATGTCGGTAGGAGAAAGAAAGGGACCTTGGCCTGGAGTGGTCTTTTCAACCCCGTCTGGTATATCGATAGGGAAAGTGAGCTGGCGTTCTGCTTTGGAACGCAGGTTCTTCCACCTGGCGATGCTGGGTGTAAGGAGATATCGGGATTGGCGGAAAAGGCGGTATACAAGATGGCCGGTAAGGCGTGAGCCCCAATAGATTTAGATAGCTCAGTGCAAAATCCAGTTGGCCATCTTGTTCAGGCTGGAAGTCCTTGTGTTCCACTAAAGATTCGTGAACCAGTGATGCGGATGCGGTAAGCGTGAATGCGGACAAGTCCAGCCGTACGTATGGCCTGGAGCCGGCGTAACAACATTCCGGTCATGTCGGGACATAGAATCGCATCTCGATCTTCGCCCCGAATCCCTCTAGTAGCATGATCGCGATGCGTATTGTGTTGTCAAAGCAGGATCCAATGTCCCAGCGCAGTCGGGCATTGGAAGTGTCCGGAA encodes:
- a CDS encoding uncharacterized protein (MEROPS:MER0006204) — translated: MSAELEQALAQGVKDGKVPHAIVYATTKDGSFTYNHATGYQHFGKDEEQIQEDALLMLASASKLLTVISALKAVELGFIGLDDDVTPHLPELGSKQILTGFDDSDKPIYKDRKNPVTLRQLLLHSSGHTYGFHPNIMKYEASRGKAPGAYALQATIPERYDTPLAFEPGTSWSYSPGLDWTGLLIHRLTGLTLDEFEKKHFWDPLGISDITFWPGEERKKSKVPQLAVRGADGKLAPSDEDTINTHSTECFGGHGAYASMADYLKVLHSLLRNDGKLLKPESVDELFRPQLGDDSKAALNFFVKQAHTMLPGEWNPEIPTDYALGGIVFLEDDVGRRKKGTLAWSGLFNPVWYIDRESELAFCFGTQVLPPGDAGCKEISGLAEKAVYKMAGKA